From the genome of Triticum aestivum cultivar Chinese Spring chromosome 3B, IWGSC CS RefSeq v2.1, whole genome shotgun sequence, one region includes:
- the LOC123070378 gene encoding phospholipase A1-II 5 produces MDASQGVLLSSALVGAGANGTPAWPELLGSAHWDGLIDPLDLTLRRLVLLCGDLCQVTYDSFNSDAHSKYCGTCRFSRATLFSRTQFPAAADVSVAANLYATAATWLPPGLMVHSLSREAWSKESNWIGYVAVSTDAAAAATGQRVIYVALRGTIRNLEWVDVLKPDLVAPDAILPEGDPARGHARVMKGWYVIYTSTDERSPFSKYSARDQLLATVRELVAKYKGESLSILCTGHSLGASLATLCAFDMVANGVSKVGDAHFPVTAIVFGSPQVGNPEFKKRFDELPGLRALHVRNKPDLIPLYPSNLLGYANVGDELSVNSKKSPHVRPDTTNVGDYHNLQGILHTVAGWNGEKGEFKLQVNRSVALVNKSSAFLKDDNLVPESWWVERNKGMVLGPTGEWELEQPAEENLPVPPVVTGKVIDDDVAATISSKEPKIPEDLGKKKTRGTKFLPACFQGVN; encoded by the coding sequence ATGGACGCGAGCCAAGGCGTCCTCCTGTCCAGCGCCCTGGTCGGCGCCGGCGCCAATGGCACCCCGGCGTGGCCGGAGCTGCTGGGCTCCGCGCACTGGGACGGCCTCATCGACCCGCTCGACCTCACGCTCCGCCGCCTCGTCCTTCTCTGCGGCGACCTCTGCCAGGTCACCTACGACTCCTTCAACTCCGACGCCCACTCCAAGTACTGCGGCACCTGCCGCTTCTCCAGGGCCACGCTCTTCAGCCGCACGCAGTTCCCCGCCGCGGCCGACGTATCCGTGGCCGCCAACCTCTACGCCACCGCGGCCACGTGGCTGCCCCCGGGGCTCATGGTGCACTCCCTCTCCCGCGAGGCGTGGAGCAAGGAGTCCAACTGGATCGGCTACGTCGCTGTGTCGACCGACGCCGCCGCGGCCGCCACGGGCCAGCGCGTCATCTACGTCGCGCTGCGCGGCACCATCCGCAACCTCGAGTGGGTCGACGTGCTCAAGCCCGACCTGGTCGCCCCCGACGCCATCCTGCCGGAGGGCGACCCGGCCCGCGGCCACGCGCGCGTCATGAAGGGCTGGTACGTCATATACACGTCCACCGACGAGCGCTCGCCCTTCTCCAAGTACAGCGCACGCGACCAGCTGCTGGCCACGGTGCGGGAACTGGTCGCCAAGTACAAGGGCGAGAGCCTCAGCATCCTCTGCACCGGGCACAGCCTCGGCGCGTCGCTGGCCACACTCTGCGCCTTCGACATGGTGGCCAACGGCGTGTCCAAGGTCGGCGACGCCCACTTCCCGGTCACGGCCATCGTGTTCGGGAGCCCGCAGGTCGGCAACCCGGAGTTCAAGAAGCGGTTCGACGAGCTGCCCGGCCTCCGCGCGCTGCACGTCAGGAACAAGCCCGACCTCATCCCGCTCTACCCGAGCAACCTCCTCGGCTACGccaacgtcggcgacgagctctccGTGAACTCTAAGAAGTCTCCCCACGTGAGGCCGGACACCACCAACGTCGGCGACTACCACAACCTGCAGGGCATCCTGCACACGGTGGCCGGATGGAACGGCGAGAAGGGCGAGTTCAAGCTGCAGGTGAACCGGAGCGTGGCGCTGGTGAACAAGTCGTCCGCCTTCCTCAAGGATGACAACCTCGTGCCGGAGTCGTGGTGGGTGGAAAGGAACAAGGGGATGGTGCTGGGGCCAACTGGTGAGTGGGAGCTGGAGCAGCCCGCTGAGGAGAACTTGCCCGTCCCGCCGGTCGTGACCGGGAAGGTCATCGACGACGATGTCGCTGCCACCATTAGCAGTAAGGAGCCCAAGATACCAGAGGATCTAGGCAAGAAGAAGACCAGGGGAACCAAGTTTCTCCCTGCATGCTTTCAAGGGGTTAATTAG